A genomic stretch from Microcoleus sp. bin38.metabat.b11b12b14.051 includes:
- a CDS encoding NADH-quinone oxidoreductase subunit M has product MLSALLWLPALGAAIVGFLPGKMNTMRLRSVASAFAAAVLLLNIWLLAQFDTTNSGLQFQEYLPWIPQLGLSYNLGIDGLSLPLLVLTGLLTLLVINGTGENMARPQLYYSLILLINAGVAGALMSQNLLLFVLFYELELIPFYLLIAIWGGKQREYAAMKFLIYTAVSGLLVLAAFLGVAWQSGSLNFDYSAITTQDLPLKTQLILLTILLVGLGIKIPLVPLHTWLPDAYVEASPATAILLGGVLAKLGTYGLIRFGLQMFPETWSIVAPGLAIIGTVSVMYGALSAIAQKDIKRMVAYSSIGHMGYILVACAAGTKLALIGAVGQMVSHGLILALLFYLVGVIETKVGTRDLDVLNGLMNPMRGLPTASSLLVLGGMASAGIPGLVGFISEFLVFQGSFSAFPIPTLLCILASGLTAVYFVILLNRTCFGKLDNATAYYPPVKFAENMPALVLAAIIFFLGIQPVWLLKWSESTTNAMAVTLSTGRYSQVAVSNQHDKLVSSQ; this is encoded by the coding sequence ATGCGGCTGCGCTCAGTAGCCTCCGCCTTCGCTGCTGCTGTTTTACTGTTGAATATCTGGCTGCTGGCTCAATTTGACACCACCAATTCAGGCCTGCAATTTCAAGAATATTTGCCTTGGATTCCGCAATTGGGTTTGAGCTACAATCTAGGCATCGACGGCTTGTCTTTGCCGCTGTTAGTTTTAACCGGATTGCTGACGCTATTAGTCATCAACGGCACCGGGGAAAACATGGCTCGTCCCCAGCTTTACTACTCTTTGATTTTGCTAATCAATGCGGGGGTAGCGGGAGCTTTGATGTCTCAAAACTTGCTGCTGTTCGTTTTGTTTTACGAGCTAGAATTAATTCCTTTTTACCTGTTAATTGCGATTTGGGGCGGCAAGCAGCGCGAATACGCTGCGATGAAGTTTCTGATTTACACAGCAGTTTCGGGACTTTTAGTTTTAGCAGCATTTTTGGGTGTAGCTTGGCAAAGCGGCTCTTTAAACTTCGATTACAGCGCGATTACGACTCAAGACTTGCCCTTAAAAACGCAATTAATCCTGCTAACAATTCTGCTAGTTGGCTTGGGAATTAAAATTCCTTTAGTTCCCCTGCATACTTGGCTGCCTGATGCCTACGTCGAAGCTTCGCCAGCAACTGCAATTCTGTTGGGAGGTGTGTTGGCGAAGTTGGGAACTTACGGTTTAATCCGGTTTGGTTTGCAGATGTTCCCCGAAACTTGGTCGATTGTCGCTCCGGGTTTAGCGATAATTGGCACGGTGAGCGTGATGTACGGTGCTTTGAGCGCGATCGCCCAAAAAGATATCAAGCGCATGGTAGCCTATAGTTCGATCGGGCATATGGGCTACATCCTCGTCGCCTGCGCCGCCGGCACCAAACTCGCCTTAATCGGCGCTGTCGGGCAAATGGTAAGCCACGGCTTGATTTTAGCCTTACTGTTTTATCTCGTAGGCGTCATTGAAACCAAAGTCGGCACGCGGGATTTAGACGTACTCAATGGCTTGATGAACCCGATGCGCGGTTTACCGACAGCAAGTTCGCTGTTAGTTTTGGGCGGCATGGCAAGCGCCGGCATTCCCGGTTTAGTCGGTTTTATCTCCGAATTTTTAGTATTTCAAGGCAGTTTCTCAGCATTTCCAATTCCGACTTTACTTTGCATTTTAGCCTCCGGGTTAACAGCAGTTTACTTCGTAATTCTGCTCAACCGCACCTGTTTTGGAAAGTTGGACAACGCCACGGCTTACTATCCTCCAGTTAAGTTTGCCGAAAATATGCCAGCGCTAGTTTTAGCCGCGATCATTTTCTTCTTGGGAATCCAGCCGGTGTGGCTGCTTAAGTGGAGCGAATCTACTACAAATGCGATGGCAGTAACTCTATCAACAGGCAGATATTCTCAAGTAGCTGTCAGCAATCAGCATGATAAATTAGTCAGTAGTCAGTAG
- a CDS encoding CDP-alcohol phosphatidyltransferase family protein, producing MKFIPGILVALRAAIAPFLLWDAVDGTISIWFIIGYLVGFLSDIFDGVIARRIGVSNAQLRQADSWADVCFYICVFASAWLVHRDVVIAFRVPLLAVVFLQLAWWIVNLVKYGKPASYHTYSAKFWGITLFIATVALFGFNYAGIPLWVAIISGIIHTVEEIAMTLLLPQWNHDVLSIFHALRLRQELISGSLNND from the coding sequence ATGAAATTTATTCCTGGTATTCTTGTGGCACTTCGGGCTGCAATCGCGCCATTCCTCCTATGGGATGCTGTTGATGGCACAATCAGCATTTGGTTCATCATCGGTTACTTAGTTGGGTTTTTATCAGATATCTTCGACGGCGTTATTGCCCGACGCATCGGCGTCAGTAATGCACAATTACGTCAAGCCGATAGTTGGGCAGATGTCTGCTTCTATATCTGCGTATTTGCTAGTGCGTGGCTGGTGCATCGAGATGTGGTAATAGCCTTTCGAGTACCGCTATTGGCTGTAGTTTTTCTACAGTTGGCATGGTGGATTGTTAATTTGGTAAAATATGGTAAACCAGCCAGCTACCACACCTACTCTGCTAAATTTTGGGGAATAACCCTGTTCATTGCTACTGTTGCTCTTTTCGGCTTTAACTATGCTGGAATTCCCCTGTGGGTAGCTATTATTTCTGGCATCATTCATACTGTAGAAGAGATTGCTATGACACTGCTATTACCACAGTGGAATCATGATGTTTTGAGTATCTTTCATGCTCTGCGGTTGCGTCAAGAATTGATTTCAGGTTCCCTCAATAACGACTGA